The following is a genomic window from Miscanthus floridulus cultivar M001 chromosome 14, ASM1932011v1, whole genome shotgun sequence.
TTGCACATCTGACATCCCCCAAGGGGCCACCCCAGCCCTCCGTAATTGTAGCGCTTCGGTTACTCGTTTGTGCGGCTGCAAAACACTGTTTGTTTCGACTGATTTGAAATATTGTTTCACGTCTAAAAAGTATGGTTGATTAGCAGATAAGCTCGAGCGAACAGGCTGGCGGCCGAACTCCTCGGACGGCTCGTGTTCCGTTAGACTATTGAAAACAACGTCGTTCAACTTCCATCTCTCCCAAACAAAATCGTTGTTCAAATCAAGTACGCCTCCCTCATATTCCTCGATCTTATCCCAGTTGATAAAATTTTCCATGCGCGCGAAGAGGAAAAAATCAGTTTGGCACGAGATAAAATAAAATTTTCAGAGAGAAAATAGCGCATCAGTTAGCGGGAGCTGCATGGCGCGCGCCCCGCAGGCGGGAGAAGTTTTGCATGCGCATGCCGGAAACTGGAAGGGCAGATTTGCATGTGCATGCCTGGAAGCCGGAAGGCGTGACGGAGAAGCGTGAAACGCAGTTATTCAGAAGCGGAAACCGAACAGACTATCCTAGAAACGCGCAGTAATTAAggtgctccttggtcttggatttttttttttttttttttggagttaTATTGCTCCTGTCATCACATTCTACCACCTACTAACAGAGCTGGGATCTCCAAATACAGGAGATGACTCTGCCTATTACTGCTCGCTGACATCCATCCACACTCTACCCCTTCCTTCTCTCCAAGCCACACACAAGCAGGTTGGAGACCGCTACATATTCTTCTATAATAACGGGCATCAGCAGCCAACACAAATGTATGCTAATCAGAATCTGAGGCAATGTCTAGTATCAATCTTGGTCGAACTGAACCCCGCTGCTGCGGTGGTGAGAAAGGACCACATCTCTCTCCGGCGCGCTCATCTTCGTTTGAGCTTCCCACAAGTGAACCTGCACACAAGGAATTAAATTTTACATCTTCTTATAGGGACAAAAGAAGAGGCATGGTTACCAAATAAATTAGTAACTCAAAAGCGCCACAAGCCACAGATTCCAATACGTTTGGCAGTGCCAAAGTGGTGGTGATAAAATTGTAGCAACAACATCACAATTCAAATCATCTAAGCACAAGCATATATCAAGAAAAAGCATTGTAATGAACAGATAATAACAACAAATCACACAAAACCAAAAGGAGTGAAGACTTCTTCCATACCATCTAAAGCTGTTATTCTGTCTCCAGGATTGCTCCTTTTCTTAGATGCAATTTTGGCAGTAGTTAAATCTTCATCAGGGCCACTAGTGCTGGCACCTGTCTGTTTGTCAGAATGGACATCAACACATGTTTGAGTGTCCGCTCCCAGGTTAGCAAGACCCATGGCACTATCTCTTTCATTTGACAAACAAGGTTGCAATGCGCTATCATGTCCATCTTCCACTGGCACCGGGTTTGCTGCTACCGCCCCAGAAACTGGGCCTTGCTTAGGTTGATCATCGGCAGGGTAGTTTTCCACTTCACCTGGATTATCTGTCGCCTTTGTACTGGTATCAAGTATCTCGGAAGTAGGATCATCTCGGGGACTCCCAGGACATTCCCAAAAGGACAATCCCAGGTCACCAAAACCTTCTCTTAATGCAACAAATGAGCTTTCCTTTGGGCATACACCGGTTTGTTCGCTACACACTCCTAAATTTTCAGGTGTGTTGAGTGGAAACAGATTTCCAGTGTCATGCGTCGAGCCACAGTTCACAGCACCAGGAGACAACaccatgacatcatcatcatctgagTCACTCAAAACTATTATATCCTGCCCTGTTGATGCTGGAGGACCATTCTGATCTGAGGATGAAGAATCAAGATCATGGACATCGGTTGTAGGATCACCATTTGTTGCTGGCTCTAAATTATAACCTTCATTTGCAATGTTTGTATCACCAATATTGCTTGAGAGAGCGATGCACTTTTTGTTTTCATTGTATCTTGAATGGTCATTACCAGAAGACGGCACCAGATCAGCATCCCCTATCTTGCTAATTTCCCACTGGCCGTTGCTTTTTTTCCTAAGTCCCAACTTAAGACATCCGACCTCCTCAGACAGTGGCTCTTCTTTAACCTCATGCTTTACAATGCAAATTTCAGATTTGGCTGCTGTATCTGTGGCCACACAGAGAGTACCATCTGGTTGATGCCACTGTATAAGGTCCTTCAGTTCAGCTCTGCCCTTAACTCTCCAGGAACCATCAGGCTTGACATCAATTTCAGACGTATCATCTCCGCAACTTTTGATCTGTATCACCAACAAGCAACAAATCAGCAACAATACACACCTGAAAATGTAGACATGAAAAGTTGAAAACACTATTTCATCGCCACTATAAACTCACCAAAGAAGTGATGCGATTGAAGTAAGGATCAATTATTATGTTCTCTAGAGAGTAATTCTTCAGGCAAATTGGACATTGCCACTGCAAGCAAGGAAACGAAGTTTGATTTAGATAAAGATGAAACAAGATTCAATCAATATGGTCACGAAGATGAGGTAAATTTGTATTGGGTCCAAATAGTCAAACCTTCCTGGAACGTTGGTTTATTTCAATAAAAGCTTCTAAATCAAAACAACCCATGTGAGCACAGGGCTTGAACCTACCagcaatctggatccttgaagcaGTCATCTGTCACAAGATTAAAAAAAcagatcaaaagaaaaaaaatgggtgACGTTCTGTGAAGGAATGCAAAGAAAACTATGGCCCTTTGGCACAAGCTTAAACTCATGCACAAGTTGGTTTATGGAAAAAGCTATGAGAAGCAACTGCTGGGGAAAAAACTAAATGTTTGGCAACCTTTTCACTGATACTTTCCTATGGGACCCACATATTGACTTTAGTAGAAGGGGAGAGCTCATCCTCGTCGCCGCTCTTGCCCGTCCCTCTCGCTCAACCTTGGCCTCCGCTGTGCACAGCCGCCCTGACACAGCGTGCCCTATGGTGGCCAGCAGCGAACAGGCATGCCTCAGCTCAGCTTCTTCATGCTAGCAAGTAGCTTGTCCAACTGTCCACCATAAACTCACAAAACAAGTGCCTTCCTCTGCTCCAGAACTGCTGTCACCATCCACCTGGAATTCACCACTGCTCCTTGTTCTCCATCGACCAAACCAGATCAAGACCACCAGCCTCTGCATCTCTGTTTCTTTCCCATCGATTCAAGCAGCAACTCCACCACTTCATCGCTTTCTCACCCAGATAGGCAAAGTACCAGGGTGAGCTGCACCCAAATCAAGTCCGACTCCACTCCCAGTCACATACAAGCTCTACCCTTCCAATCTTTGCTCCTTTCTTCTTCCTAATCTGCAGATCGACACCACAAACACCAACCCACAACTTGAGCACAACCTCCTCTCAACTTCTCCTCCCTCCAATCCAAGCTTCAGCCCCAGGCACCAGCTCCTGCACCTGGACCACAGCAGCCAGAGTTCCAAGGTGCCCCCTTCAAGCCGCTGCGCCACTTTATGGTTGGGACGCGCCTCTGAGCTGCTGGTTGAACCTCAACACTGGAGGTGTGGCAATGTGCAGAGGTGGTAGAGGGGAGGCGCAGAGGGGAAGAAGGA
Proteins encoded in this region:
- the LOC136504487 gene encoding E3 SUMO-protein ligase SIZ2-like isoform X1; amino-acid sequence: MASPDDPVLAACKHKLSHFRIKELKDVLDQLGFSKQGKKQVCPLQAPLQTVFTINIHCPVLHVIVLKTSEWHRFLKDLVDRVMAVLISQQDQASETNGLPKAKMVVKIVEDTFRKMQEPTNTVTPSRSHGSGHGVKHKKKPDESAQAVKVRCPCGDSKPNDSMIKCIDPQCNIWQHVGCVIIPDAEKSADNISPELPSCFYCEVCRLSRADPFWVTVNHLLLPVLIGPSTVAADGSYTVQYTAKSFQLSRANREMLQQAECDIQVWCILLSDKVPFRMHWPLHSDMQVNGIYVRVVNRQPQQKLGANGRDDGPLLTDYLKEGPNKISLSRNDSRTFCLGIRIAKRRSLEQVLNLVPKEQDGENFDDALARVRRCVGGGAEANNADSDSDIEVVADSVSVNLRCPMTASRIQIAGRFKPCAHMGCFDLEAFIEINQRSRKWQCPICLKNYSLENIIIDPYFNRITSLIKSCGDDTSEIDVKPDGSWRVKGRAELKDLIQWHQPDGTLCVATDTAAKSEICIVKHEVKEEPLSEEVGCLKLGLRKKSNGQWEISKIGDADLVPSSGNDHSRYNENKKCIALSSNIGDTNIANEGYNLEPATNGDPTTDVHDLDSSSSDQNGPPASTGQDIIVLSDSDDDDVMVLSPGAVNCGSTHDTGNLFPLNTPENLGVCSEQTGVCPKESSFVALREGFGDLGLSFWECPGSPRDDPTSEILDTSTKATDNPGEVENYPADDQPKQGPVSGAVAANPVPVEDGHDSALQPCLSNERDSAMGLANLGADTQTCVDVHSDKQTGASTSGPDEDLTTAKIASKKRSNPGDRITALDGSLVGSSNEDERAGERCGPFSPPQQRGSVRPRLILDIASDSD
- the LOC136504487 gene encoding E3 SUMO-protein ligase SIZ2-like isoform X2; its protein translation is MASPDDPVLAACKHKLSHFRIKELKDVLDQLGFSKQGKKQDLVDRVMAVLISQQDQASETNGLPKAKMVVKIVEDTFRKMQEPTNTVTPSRSHGSGHGVKHKKKPDESAQAVKVRCPCGDSKPNDSMIKCIDPQCNIWQHVGCVIIPDAEKSADNISPELPSCFYCEVCRLSRADPFWVTVNHLLLPVLIGPSTVAADGSYTVQYTAKSFQLSRANREMLQQAECDIQVWCILLSDKVPFRMHWPLHSDMQVNGIYVRVVNRQPQQKLGANGRDDGPLLTDYLKEGPNKISLSRNDSRTFCLGIRIAKRRSLEQVLNLVPKEQDGENFDDALARVRRCVGGGAEANNADSDSDIEVVADSVSVNLRCPMTASRIQIAGRFKPCAHMGCFDLEAFIEINQRSRKWQCPICLKNYSLENIIIDPYFNRITSLIKSCGDDTSEIDVKPDGSWRVKGRAELKDLIQWHQPDGTLCVATDTAAKSEICIVKHEVKEEPLSEEVGCLKLGLRKKSNGQWEISKIGDADLVPSSGNDHSRYNENKKCIALSSNIGDTNIANEGYNLEPATNGDPTTDVHDLDSSSSDQNGPPASTGQDIIVLSDSDDDDVMVLSPGAVNCGSTHDTGNLFPLNTPENLGVCSEQTGVCPKESSFVALREGFGDLGLSFWECPGSPRDDPTSEILDTSTKATDNPGEVENYPADDQPKQGPVSGAVAANPVPVEDGHDSALQPCLSNERDSAMGLANLGADTQTCVDVHSDKQTGASTSGPDEDLTTAKIASKKRSNPGDRITALDGSLVGSSNEDERAGERCGPFSPPQQRGSVRPRLILDIASDSD
- the LOC136504487 gene encoding E3 SUMO-protein ligase SIZ2-like isoform X3 translates to MASPDDPVLAACKHKLSHFRIKELKDVLDQLGFSKQGKKQVCPLQAPLQTVFTINIHCPVLHVIVLKTSEWHRFLKDLVDRVMAVLISQQDQASETNGLPKAKMVVKIVEDTFRKMQEPTNTVTPSRSHGSGHGVKHKKKPDESAQAVKVRCPCGDSKPNDSMIKCIDPQCNIWQHVGCVIIPDAEKSADNISPELPSCFYCEVCRLSRADPFWVTVNHLLLPVLIGPSTVAADGSYTVQYTAKSFQLSRANREMLQQAECDIQVWCILLSDKVPFRMHWPLHSDMQVNGIYVRVVNRQPQQKLGANGRDDGPLLTDYLKEGPNKISLSRNDSRTFCLGIRIAKRRSLEQMTASRIQIAGRFKPCAHMGCFDLEAFIEINQRSRKWQCPICLKNYSLENIIIDPYFNRITSLIKSCGDDTSEIDVKPDGSWRVKGRAELKDLIQWHQPDGTLCVATDTAAKSEICIVKHEVKEEPLSEEVGCLKLGLRKKSNGQWEISKIGDADLVPSSGNDHSRYNENKKCIALSSNIGDTNIANEGYNLEPATNGDPTTDVHDLDSSSSDQNGPPASTGQDIIVLSDSDDDDVMVLSPGAVNCGSTHDTGNLFPLNTPENLGVCSEQTGVCPKESSFVALREGFGDLGLSFWECPGSPRDDPTSEILDTSTKATDNPGEVENYPADDQPKQGPVSGAVAANPVPVEDGHDSALQPCLSNERDSAMGLANLGADTQTCVDVHSDKQTGASTSGPDEDLTTAKIASKKRSNPGDRITALDGSLVGSSNEDERAGERCGPFSPPQQRGSVRPRLILDIASDSD